In Cystobacter fuscus DSM 2262, the genomic stretch CATGGCCTACCAGCTCCTCGTGGAGTTCACCGGCCGCGAGCCCGTCGAGACGGTGCGCGAGCGGCTGCGCCAGGAGAAGCAGGCGGACCTGCACGAGGACATCCTGCTGGAGCTCTACCGCCACCGCATCCTGACGACGGCCTGAGCCTCACCCGAGAACGACGGGCCGGGTCACCTGGCGCAGCAGTTCCATGGGGCCCTGCTCCTCGAGCTGCTGGCGCTGCTGCGCCGTCTTGACGAGCAGCGAGCCGCCAAAGCCCATGGCGTTGACGTTGATGCCCTGGGACTCGGCGCACGCGCGGGGCACGAGCAACATCCAGTCGCGCGTGGCCAGCAGGTTGTAGGGCGGCAGCGGCGTGGTGCCCATGCCGGCCGCGGCCATGAGGGCCAGGTAGGCCTCGAGCATGCGCGCCCCATCCCGCGCGGGCACGTCCTCCCAGGGCCCGAGCCCCGTCGCCACATGGCCGAAGCCTAGATCGGGCACCGTCTTCACCACGCCGCGCGCCAGGGGCGCGGACAGCCACGTCTCCATGGGGACGCGCAGGCCGTCGGGCCCCAGCGGGGGGATGAGCTGCAGGTGCTTGTGCCGTTGGCTCGCGCCCGCCGCCTCGCCGGAGTTGTAGAAGGCCAGCCCGTCCAGCCCGCTCATGCACAGCGCGAGCGCCTCGAAGTCCGCGGCCGTCAGCCACGACTCCTGCTCCTCGAAGACGCGCGTCACGATGAGCAGGTGGTGCTCGACGACGTTGAACTTGTTGAGCAGACACACGTGGGTGGGGGTCAGCCCGCCCACCACGAGGTCCGGATCCGGGTGCTCGAAGGGGTTGAAGGGCGTGGCGCGGGGCGGCTCGCGTTTGGCGCGCTCGTCCTTGAGGTGCGCCCGTCCGAGCATGCGCACCTGGAAGGGCACACCCCGGTGGTTGAGGGTGCGGCACTCGGTGGCGATGGGCTGCAGGGCTCCGGTGGCCAGTCCATGCCGGGTCGTTTCGAGCATCCGGGACCAGAGGTCCTCGGGCCGCAGGAGGGACGGGGGAGCGGTGCGCGTGTTCATCACGGCGTACCTTACCGCCTCCTCCGGGGCTTGCGGCGAACCGTTCGCAACCGGTCCGGCTCCTGACTCAGGGCTCACGCATCACCTCTTCCAGCCACCGGGCGAAGGGCGTCGAGCCCACGATGGGCCCCAACCGTCCGCGCACCGACTCCCGGCCCATCGTCTGGAAGGTGTCGAGCAGGCCGAACGCGCCCAGCACCTCGCGCACCGGCCGCTGGCCGTCACGCTCCATCGCCCGGGTGATGAACGACTCGAGCTCCGGCAGGGCCCGCCCCGAGGCGAGCCACTGGGCAATGCCCTTGCGCGCCACGGCCGTGCCGCCGGGCACGTCCACCTGGCCCAGCTCGCGTCCCAGCCGCGACAGGTGCAGGCCGAGCACCCCATCGAGCAGCGCCACGCGCAGCTCGGCGTGTTCCGCGTGGCGGGTGGGGTTGCTCAGCGCGTCGGCCACCTGCTGGAAGATGCCCGAGAGGGCCGAGTCGACGAAGTCGCGGGCCCGCTTCTCCACCTGCCGCTCGATTTCGTCCGACAACGCCCCGGCGATGCCGCCCAGGGCTCCGCTGTTGCGTGCCTGATCGGCCGCGAGGCGTGCCAGGCCGGAGAAGCCCTTGGCGATGCGGTTCTCCGTCACGGGCGCGCTCACCTTGCGGCTGAACTCGATGAGCACGTTGAGCAGCAGCGCCCCCACCAGCGTGCGGACCGGCGGGCGATCCAACAGCGCGAGCACCAGCGCCCGGTCCGGGGAGTAGCGGCGCGAGGCCAGCTCCACCGCCGCCTTGGTCAGCTCGGGCGGCAGGGCCTCGCGCACGGTGCGCTTGTCCTGGGTGAGCTGCTCCTGGAGGTGCTGGAGGGCCGAGGCCAGCTCGCGCTCCGCGGTGGGCGAGGCCAGGGCGCCCTCGAGGGCCTGGGTGACGGCTCGGGCCAGCAGGGAGGGCGGAAGGAGGGCGGTGAGCGGCTGGGACAGCTCGTGCTCCACCACGAGCGCGGCGAGGCGATCCAGGGGCCCGTCGGGCGAGGTGTCCTGGAGCCGCGAGAGGAGTTGCTGGGCGTTCATGTCGGCACCATAGCCTTCATGAAGGGCAGGCGGTCACTCGGGCAGGCGGGCAACCAGGGGCCAGGTGTCTTCCGCCGGGAACGTCCGCATTGTTGAGGTACCCACCTGTAGGAGGTACAGCCATGAGCAAGAAAGACGTCCTGCATATTCCCATGACTCCTACACCCCCCTCCCGAGACGCGGGGGCGGAGGAGGAAGAGCACCCCCATCATGCCCCTCCGGTGATGCAGCCGGACGAGGGTCCGGGGGCGACCCCCTCGCTCGGTGGCAATCCGCACGTCATCAAGCCTGTGAATACGCCGGGCCGGTATCCTGGCGTGAGCGTGACCTGACGCGTGGGGGGCCGCTCTCAAGGGGAGTGTCGCGGACCGGCCCCGGACGAGGGGGCCGGTCTTCCCGCGTCGCGACAGGAGAAGGCGTTGGAGAGCCGTCTCGCCGAGCTGCTGGATTCCCGGCGCGAGGAGATCATGTGCCGCTGGATCGGACATGTCGCGCGCTTCCATGCCACGGAGCCCCACAGCCGCTCCGAGCTGGAAGACCACATGCCCCAGTTCCTCTCGGCCCTCAGCCGCAATCTGCGCGAGGGACGCCGGGAGCGGGCGCGCGACTACGACTCGTCCACTCCGGTGACGAACCAGGGGGCCCAGCACGGCCTGCAGCGGCTGCGGAGCGGCTTCGATCTCGAGGCGGTGGTCCGGGAGTATGGCGAGCTGCGGGAGATCCTCGATGATCTCTTCGAGCAGGCCGACCTGGTGCCCTCGCTGGACGAGGAGCGCGTCCTCAACCAGAGCCTGAGTCAGGCGGTGGCCGAGGCCGTGTCCAGCTATACGGCCAGCCAGCGGCTGCGCCTTCACGAGGGGCGGCTGACGCTCGACGCGGTGGAGAACGGGGACGCCTTCTTCATCCTGGACGCCGAGTGGCGGATGATCCGCGTCAACCGCACCCAGGAGCGCTTGGGCCAGATGCCGCGCGAGCAGTCCCTGGGACGTGTCTTCTGGGATGTCTTCCCGGCCACCCGGGATCCCTCCCTCCAGTATTGGACCCAGTACCACCGGGTGATGCGCGAGCGCGTGCCGGTGGCGTTCGAGGAGTACTACGCGCCCCTGGATCTCTGGACCGAGGTGACGGCCTATCCCGAGGAGGAGGGCGGCATCATCGTCTTCTTCCGGAACGTGACCGAGAAGAAGCGCCTGGAAGCGGCCCTGAAGCGCTCCGAGGAGCGCTACGAGCTCGCCTCGCGGGCCACCCAGGAGGCCATCTGGGATTGGGACCTGGTGACCGACTCGGTGGGCTGGAACGAGGGCGTGCGGGCCCTGTTCGGCTACGCGCCCGGGGAGGTGGGCGCGAGTGGCGCGTGGTGGCTCGAGCACATCCATCCGGAGGACCGCGAGCGCGTGGATCACGACATCCATGCCTTCATCGCCTCGGCGAGCGCCGAGCGCTGGCTGTGCGAGTACCGTTTCCGGCGCGCCGACGGCAGCCATGCGGAGATCGTGGATCGCGGCTATGTGGCCCGGGATGAACAGGGCAGGGTGCTGCGCATGGTGGGGGCCATGCAGGACATGTCCGCCCAGCGCGCGGCCGAGGCCGAGAGCGCGCGAGCCCGCGGATTCGAGCAGCGCCGGGCGCGGCAGATCCTCGGCCTGGCGGAGGCCGCCGCGGCCATCCACGGCGCCTCGTCGCGCGAGGGGATGCTGCGCGCCCTCACCCTGCATGCCCGGGCGCTCGTCGAGTCGCACCAGGCGGTGGTGTCCCTCACGGAGGAGCAGAACTGGACCCAGGCCATCACCGAGCTCTTCCTCTCGGAGAAGTACGCGTCCTGGCGGGAGTACGCCGCGAAGCCAGACGGCAGCGGCATCTACGCCTGGGTGTGCCAGCGCGGCCAGCCGGTGCGCATGACCCAGGCGGAGCTGGAGG encodes the following:
- a CDS encoding ATP adenylyltransferase family protein: MNTRTAPPSLLRPEDLWSRMLETTRHGLATGALQPIATECRTLNHRGVPFQVRMLGRAHLKDERAKREPPRATPFNPFEHPDPDLVVGGLTPTHVCLLNKFNVVEHHLLIVTRVFEEQESWLTAADFEALALCMSGLDGLAFYNSGEAAGASQRHKHLQLIPPLGPDGLRVPMETWLSAPLARGVVKTVPDLGFGHVATGLGPWEDVPARDGARMLEAYLALMAAAGMGTTPLPPYNLLATRDWMLLVPRACAESQGINVNAMGFGGSLLVKTAQQRQQLEEQGPMELLRQVTRPVVLG